The Rubricoccus marinus nucleotide sequence GATCTCGACACGCTGAGTGTGGGGGAACAGGATCGCCGCGCTCATCGCGAGGACACCCTTATGGGTTTGTGAGGCGATCTAACCTGCACTTGGGCATCTGCCAGAGGCTTGCGCACCTCTGGCGAAACGCGTACTGTGCGGCTCCTTTGCCGCAACGCTCGTGCGCATCCCAATCCTACTCGTTTGCCTGCTGGCGCTCGCCGCCTGCGACTCCACCTCGGACTCTGAAGGCGTCGCCAGAGGCCAGTTCGAGGCCACGCTGACTGGCGCTGTCGACGCGTCGCTACGCGGGACCGCCGTGGCTCAGCGTCGCAGCGATGTGGGCGAGGAGTCGCTCGTGGTGATCACGATGCTGGAGGGCGGCTTCTCCGGCCGCGCGCTCTCGCTGATCGGCGATGAGCAGTCGTTTGCGCGCAGCGGCACGGTGTCTCTCGGAAGCGACGAGGCCATCGCGCTCGTCTACACCGACCTCCGCGGCGATACGGGCGAGACGCTGTACGCCAGAGGCGGGAGCGTCACCTTTACTCAGACGAGCGAGAGCCGCATCGTCGGGACGTTCTCGGCCCAGCTGAGCGTTATCGACGCGCCCACCTCCACAGCGGCCGAGGTGGAGGGATCGTTCGATGCGGTGAACCTCCCTCTTCCTTGAGGGCTTCTAAGCGCCCGCGAGGCGCAGCACGTCGGCCCAGTCGGTAAACGCCAGAGAGGCGAAGTTGTCGTGCTCCGGGTCGCCGTCTTTCCATGCGACGGTCCAACCCGCCTGTGTGCCGCCTTCCACGTCGGAGTGGAGCGAGTCGCCGACGTAGAGGATGGCCTCTGGCGGCACGCCCGCACGTTCGGTCGCGAGGTCGAACGCCGCTGGAGTCGGCTTCCAGGCGCCGATCTCCTCGGCGATGAGGACGGCCTCTGGCGCGCAACGCTCGGCGATCTCCGGCAGGTGCGCCAGCTTGGCCCGCTGCTGCTCCTTGAACCCGTTGGTGAGGACCCCGACCGGGAGCACGTCCGCAACGGCGTGGAACGCCTCGCGCGCGCCAGCGGCCCAGTCCCAGTGCGCGCTGTAGCGGTCCAAGTACACGCCAGAGGCAGTGTCAGGGTCGAGAGCGGTCACGCCCAGGGCGCTCAGCGTGTGGGCAAAGCGGAGGCGCTTGAGTTCCTCCTTGGTGATCTGGCCGCGCCCGTACTGCCGCCACAATGGCCCGTTGTGGGTGCGGTAGGCCGTGTGGAGGTCGCTGAACTCCAGGTGCCCCAGGTGCTCCGCGTGGTGGGCGTGAAAGTCCGCGAGGGCGCGGTGCTCGGCCAGCCGGTGGTCGAGAAGCGTGTCGTCGAGGTCGAAGTAGACGAACTGCGGGGCTGCGGACATGGGGACGGGGGCTGTCAGAGATGAGGGGCGCGCCTGGGCATCCATCATACGGCCCGGGCCTCTGGCGCCAGAGGCCCGACGGCTTGGAGAAACAGGGGAGCAAAGGAAACGGCCGGGATGACGCTCCGGTCTCTAGTCCTCGGAGCCCTCAGGCCCGCGCGGCGCCCCCAGGCCCTTCTCGAACATCGCGTACTCCTTGTCGCGGGCGCAGCCCAGCTTCTCCAGAGAGTTGACGAGCGAGGCGTTGTTGTCCAGCACCCAGCTCAACTCTGCCGCCTCGTAGCCCATCTCGCGGCCGTTCACGATGGTGTGGTGGATGAGAAGCGCGTCCAAGCCCAGGTTGCGGTGCTCCGGTAGGATGCCCATCAGCGCCATGCGGATCTCGTAGATGCCGCCGGCTTTGATGGTCCCGAGCAGCTTGGGCAGGCCGAGCGGGAGCAGGCGCCCCTTCGGGAGCTTTTTGAGCGCGCGGTTGAGGTTGGGGAGGCTCGCGGCAAATGCCACAGGCTCGCCGTTCAGTTCGGCGAACAGGAAGATGTCCTTCTCGATGACCGGCTTGAGCTCTTTGGCGAGGTGCAGCGCCTCGTGCTCGGTGTAGGGCACGTGGCCCCAGTTCTCGGCCCAGGCCACGTTGTAGATCCGCATGGCCGCCGCGATGTCCTCGTCGAAGCGGTTCATGTCCAGCGTGCGGATAGTCACCCCGGGGTTGCGGCGCTGCACGATCTGCGCGCCTCGCTCCATGCGCGCGGCGTTGATGTACGCCTCGTGGACGTAGAAGGCCCACATCGTCATGGCCCGCTCGAATCCGTAGCGCGTGAGGTACTCCTCGTAATAGGGGTAGTTGTACGGGAGCAGGATGGCGGGCGGGCGGTGGAAGCCGTCCACGAGCAGGCCAGCCACGTCGTTCATGCTCGGGTTCGTCGGCCCACGCATGCCGGTAAGGCCCTTGCCCCGCAGCCAGTCGCTCGCGGCGTCGAGCAGCGCCTCGGCCACGGCGTAGTCCTCGACGGTCTCGAAAAAGCCGAAGAAGCCATTGCCGTCGGCGTACTTCTCCAGGTGCTTGCCGTTCTTGATCGCCGCGATCCGCCCAACGGTCTCGCCGTCGCGCTCGGCCAGGAACAGCTCGATCTCGCCGTGCTCGAAGAATGGGTTCTTCTTGGGGTTGAGCACGTTCGCCTGGTCCATGCGCAGCGGCGGCACGAAGTGCGTAGCGCCGGCATAGTGCGCGTAGGGGAAGTCGAGAAAGGTGCGGCGGTCGGAGCCGTTCTGGACGCGGCGGACGGAGACGGACATGGGGCGCAGGGGGAGGCGCGCAAAGGTAGCGCCGGCGCCCACACCCCCTGGCGGCCAGGACGCCTCTGGCGCCTCCCGCCCGCGCCAGAGGCCACACGGGGAGCCCATGACGGGCGCGCGGCGGGAATCCCGTAGTGACGGGTGAACTCCTCTTCCTGACCCATGACCCTCCGATTTCTCGTTCTCGCCCTCGCTTTCTCACTCACCGCCTGCGGCGGAGACGACGTCTCCACCGACGAGGTCC carries:
- a CDS encoding HAD family hydrolase, producing MSAAPQFVYFDLDDTLLDHRLAEHRALADFHAHHAEHLGHLEFSDLHTAYRTHNGPLWRQYGRGQITKEELKRLRFAHTLSALGVTALDPDTASGVYLDRYSAHWDWAAGAREAFHAVADVLPVGVLTNGFKEQQRAKLAHLPEIAERCAPEAVLIAEEIGAWKPTPAAFDLATERAGVPPEAILYVGDSLHSDVEGGTQAGWTVAWKDGDPEHDNFASLAFTDWADVLRLAGA